The genomic segment TTACTACTCAAAACCCTCTTGGTATTGCCATCCATGGTTGTAAAAGCAAAAGAAGACTTCACTTTTTGGCTCAAGAATTCATTACACAAAGCATCAAAAGAACTGAACATAGAATTCATATCTCTTCAACAAAATCTTGATCACCCCAAATTAATCTCAAGAAGTAGTAGAGGATCTTTCGAGAGCTAGAGAGCAAGATTTTGTTGGCAATTTGAGGAGGAGCAATGTCAAGAAAAGCTTATATATAGCGGTAAAGAAAGGAAGGAATCTTGATTGCCGTCAAAAACAAGGAAGGTTGTGCGATTCCTTTTATCTCCCAAGATGGTTGTTGTTCCTTGCAGGCTTCAAAGGCGTGGAATAGTTAATGGCGGCTTCTTGTGGAGCCTAGTGGAGATGACCATGAGATGAGACCATGTTCAACGATCAAAAGCCAGCCGCCTGCATGCGTCTTGTCAAACCATGTTTACTTGCTTGGGAATTGGAGATTGCTTAGCTAGCTAGTGCTTGGTCTCCATTCACAAATTTTCTTCTGACCTTACTTGAAAAATATCTCAACATGCCTTGCCACTTTTAACGGTCGAGGATTAGTTTGtttattatatgattatttCTGTTTTTACATTCCCTCACGTCTTGGGTACgtgacatttttttattttccatgataacttgaatttttttttatctcaagcTTAAACCcttcattcaatttaaaaaaaacttttaggatCACGGGCACAGGGTATAAAGCACCTTGTATTTCTAGACTATATAAGTATTTAGAGTATATTTGAAAACGCGgtataaatcatgttttttttaattttaaaaaattttatttttttatttttttaaataaaaaaatatattttcgaatcgttttgatgtattgatgttaaaaatatttttttaaaaaataaaaatattttattttaatatatttctaaataaaatttattttaaatcaccATTTATTCTCTTATTCGAAAACCAGCCTAAGATATACactgtgtgttttttttttaaataataattggtgcattttttctttaaattgatGATGGTAAGATGATCGTTGTGTGATTGTCGGTCCAGATattctttgctttgtttttggAAAGGTTAAATGAACCAAGACAAATGGTGGCATAAATCAGCCGAGTCGGTGGGAGGCAAGAGTTCTTCagagaattaattaagaatattgaCTTCAATTCTGTCTCTGGCTCTCTGCTGTTCCAAGACACCAgagaatattaaattaaacatgtaaccatttatgtaaataaaatcaatttgacTAATTGGTGTAATGAATCTCAGActatataatatcatatatcaagaaaatataatttatatggtCCAATAGAGTGATCAGAAAACTGTTTTTTAGGGGGTGAAATATTCAATTATGATGAGcaataagaattaattaattacataatgattatatattaatttaatattgttctGGAAAATAGCAATCTCTATTTCTCTAGTTGTCATCTCTTAAGCATCTTTGGtaagaattattatttatatcgtTAAGGATTTATACCAACTAAATTTACCAATCACTTTAACAAGAATTAATCCATTGATTTTAGAACTTCAAAGGATAAGTGAATGACGCAATTTCACTTAtcctttgaaatatatatatatatatatatatatatatatatcaattgtttaattttaactttcaacctTTATAATTTACTGTTTCCTTCCTGCCACTTGCTTCAAGACCTCGTTGTGTTGGCGGATTTTGTTTAGAGatttaccataaaaaataaaacttgggttaatgggtaattttttatctagaaatattttttttatgttgattcaTACGAGTTTAGATTATACCTGACCGATTATTCAGAAATTAATCGAGTTAATTTtactatattaatatttatttatttaacttaaaatttgattagagttaaattataaatttattaaatgaacTTGTAATATTATTCGGTTATGATAGGATAACCTGGTAATTTTCTAGATAGATAgatatgcttttattttcttgtttttttttttttctcaaaggagattatatttggttttgtcctcagattttttttattttcaacaatgtttgattttctttccaaaaatccagatttttattttcagaaccTGGTCAATCCATTACATGTTTCGTCCTTTTCTTACACTTATTCATATTTCTATCGAcaatctcttttatatatatagcatttAATTATTACTTTAAAATAGAAAGTCATCTCAGCTTTTGAGCTTTTCCACAATAATGGAGTCTCTCCAATATcatatgggaaaaaaataatctgttgagatatttttatttttaatttatgaaagcCAGCTTTGCTTTTGAACTTCCGGTGGCAGCTTCACATCTGTTGCCAATCCAATAGCTTGAAGAAACCTTACAACTTACCGAGTCATGTCAATCTGCCACCATTCCAGGCCATGCTTGCCTGAGTATTCAAAAGTATGTCAAAAATTGACCACCCACGACGGCATTAGAATCTTCATGATGGATGAAGTATTGCGTGCGGTGGTCAATGCAGTGAATGGCTttgctcaactttttttttttaattcttttttcctcCTTGAAAAGCACGTTgcttaataattgtttttaatattatcctCTTATTTTGATTAAGTTTCTAATTTAttcttcttgattttgattatttaatttttatcttatttcttttaaatttgtttttggtttcactatttattaaaatgttattttttcttttttcttcaaatttaatattttttcctgatacctttttgtaaaatataaaagttttttttacccttaaatcaaacaaagctatttttttctcttattctgtttttgtttagtatttagttctcatatttttatattgctccttttattttgggattgtttgttaaattattattttttcaattttattttttgattctaagttgattaggaattgagaGTGATCATGATTTTTTCTAGTTGGGTTACATAGGGTTCATGATTCGGGTCACGTATTTGAAAGGTTAACCTAGATATTATCagcctttatttttctttttttaaaaaaaaaacttttttgggtttgttatttttaaaattgattttttctactTCTTGttgttcatcatttttttattttttttacatttagcTTTATAACTTTTCATGGCATGCCTTTTATTGTGTTGTCCAATGCGCACGATCTGAGTCACGTTATTTAGTAAGCTAACCAaagtttgttgggttttttttattttgttaattatttatttattctatcaAGTCTTATTACATTGGGTTTTGTTAGTAATTAGagcttacatgttttttttttgttttctttctgatTTGTTATCACAACCTCTCAAACAAGTTGCGGGTTTGATAGGATTAACTTTcgtcatattgttttttatttttttctaccatACTTGATTAGATTgaaatttatcataatttaataaatatttttttttatcctccttactttttttttcttaattcaatccatgttacttttttttatcctcctcactttttttttcttaattcaatcCATGttactttttcttttattttgtttttgtttagtatttagttctcatttatttatattgctccttttgttttggggtagtttgttaaattatttttttttaattttattcttcaattctAAGTTTAGGAATTGAGAgtaatcatgattttttctgGTTGGGTACATCGAGTTCATGATTCGGATAACCTAGATGTTGTCaacctttattttaaaaaaaaaaaaacttttttgaatttattatttttaaaattgattttttctactttttgttgttcatcatttttttttacatttaactTTATAACTTTTCATGGCATGCTTTTTATCGTGTTGTCCAATGCGCATGATCTGAGTCATGTTATTTAGTAAGCTAATCCAAATttgttggcttttttttttctattttgttaattatttatttattcaatcaagtctttcATATTGGATTTGTTAATAATTAGAGCTTACATGTctttttggtttgctttctgaTTTGTTATCACAACCTCTTGAACAAGTTGCAGGTTTGGTAGACACatttaaattaactttgatcatattgttttttattttcctccTACCATACTTgattagatttaaatttattatcatttaataaatGCTATTTCTCTATCCTCgtcacttttttttccttaattcaaTCCATGTTACTCCTTTTTTGACATCTTATTAGTTAAGATAACTTGTTCAATCTAGCCAATTCCATAAtctaaatcacaattttttcttatttttttttcaaaacatactTACTGTCTtttaacattcttttttttttaatgctatgtGTTTTACCCGGACCACGAGATTAGTCATGTCTAAAACATATTGAATCATGAGATATGTTTATACACACACGTATACAACTGACATAAGCTTATtcagtaatatttataataaataattttaaatatcagaaaaaataataaaaaatctaaaaataaaaattttgaaggcCTCGATAGGGTTTAAATTAAGAATGTTGTCAATTTTgtgtataaaataattgatcatAGGCTTTTAAACGTATTTGTAAGATATCATTCGGCCTAGTGAATCAACATTCAGTTTGCAAgcatatatagattaaattttgaaaaaataaaaataaaaagaacatgtcCTAACTTTCCTTGGTGAGTAacctataattaatatatatatgttgccaTTTGTCTCGTAGATTAATTACAACCCATCAATCTTAATGTGTAATATGTTGAAATTAATGATGTGATAATGATTTCCAATTGAACTAATGCAAATATTTTATAGCGATTATGAACCATTAATTTcgtgtttaatattatattgagAATTGATGCACTTCATGGATTCTAGTAAAAATCCCATGcccgtgtgtgtgtgttattatACACATGCACGATCAATATCTTGGAGATAatgacaacaatttttttttttatttagatgagaggggaaaaaaagggctattatatcatgaatctgggaataaattttaatagatATCTCAAAAGAGACTTATATTTCCTCcaaattatgatttaatttttttcaaaattttcgaAGTCCAAAtattctgtaaaaaaaaaaaaacagtacgcCATGCACGTTTAAATAATAGtagaattatattatatatattcttaaaaagaaaagcttcTCATAACTCCACATAATTTCATTAATgatatcacacacacacacacacacaaacttcAATTTTTGAAAGCCATCCTTTGCTTTTGAACTTCCGATGGCAGCTTCACATCCGTTGCCAGTCCAATAGCTTGAAGAAACCTTACAACATACCAAGTCATGTCAATCTGCCACCATTCCAGGCCATGCCTGGCTGAGTATTCAAAAGCATGGTGATTATTATGCCAACCTTCTCCAAATGTAAGCAACGCAAGCCACCTTAAACAAGTTTGCAGaacaaaattattagaaataaccAAATCAGAATGATAAAAGCTAAGAGCAAAAGGTATTACCAATTGTTCCTAGACAAGTCGCCGGTGTTCCACGCTCGCTTCCCCCATAAATGAGAAACTGAGTTTACTAGCCAAGTAATGTGAAAAACCAATACGGTTCTCACACCCTGAAATGGTCAGCAGTAAATTAGTTTTGTTGCATAAGCTATACAAAAATTAACCTAATTGACTACTGAGGCCTGAGGAGGGTGATAAGtgtttaaattttcatgtcCATTTCAATGTCTGGTCACCGATCAAATATGAATGAGTAAATCCTGAGTTTATTAGCAGACAATATTGCCCTTTCATTTTACACCATGATTTTCGTGCCATTTGCCATTTACTTCCAATCAACTTGAGAAATTCATGTTCCAAGAGGTTGCGTTTGATGAAATTTAGTTCCAgtataaaaaagacaaatactAATTTTGGCTATCTCTgtatattttcatgaaaaaaagagagaggaggacATGAGAAGTATTCCATACCATTCCCCATACAAGGAAGGGAAATCCTCCCACTGCATATAGCAGAACTCCAAGCGCAATTGGATGTAGAAAGTACGTGTTTTGCATGAACTTGTAAAAGGGTTGCTTCTCTAAATCCCCAACATTGTTTTGCCCTCCACACTACCAAATCATATACTTTTAACAGAAAAAGCAGCaataacacaatttaatttacACTAGGAAATTGTTCATTTGTGTGCGTGTGAGGAGGATGAACATACAGACCTTTTCAGTAATATAATTATTGTCAAAGAGCCAAGTGATGTGACTAAACCAAAACCCTTCAGTAGGGCTATGCGGGTCTCTCTCGGAATCACAAAACTGGTGGTGGTGTCTATGAGTGCTAACCCAAAAAATAGGATCCCTCTGAAACCAACATGAAGCCATTAAAAACTGATAAcacaaaaaatcaaggaaagaaaaggttagGGTACACCTACTTGAAGAGCTTGAACCCCACAGTACGCAAAAAAATACTCGAGCCATTTTGGAAGCTTGAAACTCCTATGAGAAAGATTCCTATGGAAAGAAAGAGTGATACCTAGAAGTCCAGTGACAATACCGATGCCAAGGGCAACCCAAAATGCAGGCCAAGTGAAATAAAAAGGTCCAAACAAAGATAGAAAATGCACCGCCGAAATTACACCAGCATTGACTATATCTGATGAATTCCATTTCCTGCCCCAAAATACCTGCCTTCTCCTTCTCACCACCACATCTGACAGAAAGATTTTCCCGAGGTTCCTAGGCTCAGCCTCTGATAGAGGTACACTATCAGCATCAGCCAATACTTGTAGTGCTTTTTTTGTACTGCTATAATTCTTATCTGAAGCATCCAAAAGActtgataatttttcttttttgcatttgTTGGTTGTTAGTGGTAGGAACTTGTGGTTATAGTGACCATAATTTAGGAGTATAGCAGGTGGAGAACCCAGTTTCTTAGCATGggtaaaaggaagaaaaaggcaAGGTTTGGATTTGGTCAATGGAGATGTCATCAAAGCCATTGAGACTTAAAAGAGGATGTGTTTTGATAGAATTGATTGTTTTGAGGGGGTTTATATAGAgctcattaatttgtttttgtgttttaaaagtttttaaaaaaattatttctttttattttttactttaaattattttttttatatttttatatactaatatcaaaaataaatcttaaaaaaaaaatattattttaatatatatctaaaaaaaatattttaacaaacaaTCAATACAAACTCCAAACATACTAAAAAGGTCAATCACATTCAAATGGCATGCAGTGCAATATAATAGGGGCGTCAATTTAACACTTTAAATCTCAACTAGGCTCCACCAAAATAAAGTATAATTATAAGGGTGGGGTAGGGCTCATTAATTGAGAGCTAGGGGGAAAACTTGCGAGATCGGGATGCTCAAAAGGTGAATTTCCAAGGATAAATCGCCTTCAGGGTAAGATAATGGAATTTCAAGAACAATAATGAATGATGGGTAATCTCAATGTTTTCggcaaaaaataattgtaaagattgaaatttaagCCTTTAGAGAAGAAAACTAGTATTAATAAAGAAATGATGCATGGGGTGAGCATGATGAATGAGAAATGCATCTGGTCGTGATGGTGGGGATTTGGAGCAAATATAAATCTAATACcatgatgattttaaaatgttatgctATATACCTAGgtcctgtttatttttgcgtttcaaaaatatttttaaaaaaaatatgaaaatttttaatttttttttgctttaaattaattttttttggtgtttttaaatcattttgatacgctgattttaaaaataattttttaaaaaatattattttgatacatttctaagtaaaaaaacactttaaaaaataatcgcaaCCACACTTGCAAACAATCTCCTAGAAAATAGCGCGATGACTTGTTGTAATAGAACTTTTCATTAAGTATTAATTGTTATAGATTATGTAAGGCTTATTCCATgggattattgttgtatttcaCAAGTTCTTCACGCTCATCTCTTCAACCTGACCATCCTTTTTCATTACTTATTATAGATAGTTAGGTAATGAAGTATCCTTTGTATCTAATTATTAGTAATGTTAATTGTAATTAAGTTAATCTTAGTTTCTAGAAAGAATGGTTGGTGAGTAATTTCTGAATTCCTTAATATATGTGATTGTGAGCCTGAGGTCATTATGAATGAATGATTGAGCAATATGTGACAGGACGATATTATAGTTGTATTGAAGAATTTAGTACACGTTAATTTTTGGATAGTGcctcgaaaaaagaaaaagatgttgaaattttattaaataactaaattaaccATTGAAATGGTAGAGTCCTTATATGACGATAAAACAATGGGCAATTAACGAGGACAAGTGAAAAATATATTGCTTGTATCAGGATTTTTAATCAAtgaaatgttttgaaaataaatgaaaattagaGGGTCGTTGCGTATGATCTTTTATGTCTTCTTTTACTTGCATCTTGCTTGAATTATATCGCGTCaattcttcttctaattttatttaaactttgCCCGATTTAGATCTTAGATCAATCGAGTCATCCCGAAATTACACCAGCATTGACTATATCTGATGAATTCCATTTCTGCCTCAAAATACCTGCCTTGTTCTTCTCCTCACCACCACATCTGACAGAAAGATTCTCCCGAGGTTCCTAGGCTCAGCCTCTGATCAACCAATACTTGTAGTGCTTTTTTTGTACTGCTATAATTCTTATTTGAAGCATCCAAAAGActtgataatttttcttttttgcatttgTTGGTTGTTAGTGGTAGGAACTTGCAGTTATACTAaagggtgattattttcggttcggttcggtttatatcaaaaaaaataaccaaaccgaaatttaaaaaaaaaaactgaaactgggtcaaaccgaccggtttttccatttttggctcggttttggcttggttttttcctgtttggctcggttttttcggtttggcttggtttttttggtttcggttcagttcagttttttcgattttttgcttataaaaccaaaccggctggttttttaaaattttaatcgttttttttcggttcggttttttcgggggttttttttccagttttctctatttttcagttttttcactCAACCCTAGCTTATAGTCACCATAATGTAGGAGTATAGCACGTGGATAACCCAGTTTCTTAGCATGGGTAAGAGGCAGAAAAAGGCAAGGTTTGGATTTGGTCAATGGAGATGTCATCAAAGCCATTGAGACTTAAAAGAGGATGTATTTTGATAGAATTGATTATTTTGCGGGGGTTTATATAGTGACTAGTTAGATGACCCGCGCGATACTGcgggtcaaattttttttgcataaaaaatatcaaaaaaaattaagatttaaaagtgttaggtc from the Populus nigra chromosome 9, ddPopNigr1.1, whole genome shotgun sequence genome contains:
- the LOC133702576 gene encoding palmitoyl-monogalactosyldiacylglycerol delta-7 desaturase, chloroplastic-like, whose amino-acid sequence is MALMTSPLTKSKPCLFLPFTHAKKLGSPPAILLNYGHYNHKFLPLTTNKCKKEKLSSLLDASDKNYSSTKKALQVLADADSVPLSEAEPRNLGKIFLSDVVVRRRRQVFWGRKWNSSDIVNAGVISAVHFLSLFGPFYFTWPAFWVALGIGIVTGLLGITLSFHRNLSHRSFKLPKWLEYFFAYCGVQALQRDPIFWVSTHRHHHQFCDSERDPHSPTEGFWFSHITWLFDNNYITEKCGGQNNVGDLEKQPFYKFMQNTYFLHPIALGVLLYAVGGFPFLVWGMGVRTVLVFHITWLVNSVSHLWGKRAWNTGDLSRNNWWLALLTFGEGWHNNHHAFEYSARHGLEWWQIDMTWYVVRFLQAIGLATDVKLPSEVQKQRMAFKN